The proteins below are encoded in one region of Sander lucioperca isolate FBNREF2018 chromosome 11, SLUC_FBN_1.2, whole genome shotgun sequence:
- the fbxl5 gene encoding F-box/LRR-repeat protein 5, with translation MAPFPDEVDVFTGPHWRMKQLVGLYCEKLSKTNFSNNNDFRSFLQSLCATFKEFKMHEQIENEYIIGLLQQRCCTVYNVHSDNKLSEMLSLFEKGLHNVKSEYEQLNYAQQLKERLEAFTQDFLPHMKEEEEVFQPMLMQYFTYEELKDIKKQVIAQHCSQHQWDCAAEVLKGFSLWSQAEELQKAIKYADHEKTDYELEKNRNSSTHISQLPTEIMLRLFHYLDPEDLCRCSQVCSSWSELAKTGSLWRHLYPVRWARGDCYSGPPGDLDQEPDDEWVKSRQNEGRAYQKWDEDADVDESDVSDHTQGSLAINTAQREKRLLHGIIQNLLPSVGPAVKSIVLAYSSTVSSKMVRQILSFCPNITHLDLTQTNITDSAFDSWASLGACLSLEHLDLSGCEKITDHTMKKLSVGLGDLTSSTCFDKRLDRRAKLLKSSSIPITLVEERNLYPVGRKRQAIIFKPGTGRWGAACTPTQVWVLDPSDLADIEDAADWSRRGGVSLPEAESLVETQLAGSSCCCRRSRRRGHRNTSYLHQQYAVSGEMFCGHSTCCTTSDMALRTFTGPQCESGTTRSSTAEFRTKCSLFGGLQCLGRQNRTDQSAAKRSLRFLSLSGCYQVTDLGLRALSQRGGLPFLEHLNLSGCLLITEVGLQELVSACPSLNDEHFYYCDNINGPHADTASGCQNLQCGFRACCRSGE, from the exons ATGGCTCCTTTTCCAGACGAGGTGGATGTTTTTACTGGCCCACACTGGCGAATGAAGCAGTTGGTGGGCCTCTACTGCGAAAAG ctgTCAAAAACCAACTTCTCCAACAACAATGATTTCCGCTCATTTCTTCAGTCGCTGTGCGCCACCTTCAAGGAGTTCAAGATGCATGAACAAATTGAGAATGAGTACATTATCGGTCTGTTGCAACAGCGCTGCTGCACTGTGTACAATGTGCACTCTGACAACAAACTCTCAGAGATGTTGTCCCTCTTTGAAAAAGGGTTGCACAACGTTAAG AGTGAATATGAGCAACTTAACTATGCCCAGCAGCTGAAGGAGAGACTAGAAGCTTTCACACAGGACTTTCTGCCCCACatgaaggaggaagaagag GTGTTTCAGCCTATGCTTATGCAGTACTTCACCTACGAGGAGCTCAAGGACATCAAGAAGCAGGTGATAGCACAACACTGCAGCCAGCACCAATGGGACTGTGCCGCCGAGGTGCTGAAGGGCTTCAGTTTGtggagccaggctgaggagctGCAAAAGGCCATTAAATATGCCGACCACGAGAAGACAGATTATG AACTGGAAAAGAACAGGAATTCTTCAACCCACATCTCCCAGCTTCCTACCGAAATTATGCTGAGGCTCTTCCACTATTTGGACCCTGAAGATCTGTGTCGCTGTAGTCAAGTGTGCAGCTCTTGGTCAGAGCTGGCTAAGACCGGCTCTCTGTGGAGGCACCTCTACCCTGTGCGCTGGGCCAGAG GTGATTGTTATAGTGGCCCCCCTGGGGATCTGGACCAGGAGCCAGATGATGAGTGGGTGAAGAGTCGGCAGAATGAGGGGCGAGCCTATCAGAAATGGGATGAGGATGCTGATGTTGATGAGTCTG ATGTGTCGGACCATACACAGGGCTCCCTGGCAATTAACACTGCTCAGCGAGAGAAGAGGCTTCTGCATGGGATTATCCAGAACCTCCTGCCATCTGTGGGTCCGGCTGTCAAGTCCATTGTTTTGGCTTACAGTTCTACAGTCTCTAGTAAAATG GTGCGCCAGATCCTCAGTTTCTGCCCCAATATTACTCACCTGGACCTGACCCAGACTAATATTACAGATAGTGCATTTGACAG CTGGGCGTCTCTCGGGGCTTGTCTCTCTCTGGAGCACCTGGATTTGTCGGGGTGTGAAAAGATTACTGATCACACCATGAAGAAACTGTCAGTTGGGCTGGGTGACCTCACATCCTCCACCTGCTTTGACAAACGTTTGGACCGACGGGCCAAGCTACTTAAAAGTTCCTCAATACCCATCACTCTGGTGGAAGAGAGGAACCTTTATCCAGTGGGACGAAAGCGGCAGGCCATCATTTTCAAGCCGGGGACTGGCCGTTGGGGCGCTGCCTGCACCCCCACACAAGTGTGGGTCCTGGACCCCTCAGACCTTGCTGATATTGAAGACGCTGCAGATTGGAGCCGCCGCGGTGGCGTGTCTCTTCCTGAAGCAGAAAGCCTTGTAGAGACACAGCTTGCGGGAAGCTCGTGCTGCtgcaggaggagcaggaggcgCGGGCACAGGAATACCTCCTATTTGCATCAGCAGTATGCAGTGTCTGGGGAAATGTTTTGTGGTCACTCCACCTGCTGCACGACTAGTGACATGGCCCTCAGGACTTTTACTGGGCCTCAGTGCGAGTCAGGCACCACCAGAAGCAGCACTGCAGAGTTTCGGACTAAATGCTCCTTATTTGGGGGCCTGCAGTGCCTGGGGCGTCAAAACAGGACTGACCAGTCAGCGGCAAAACGCTCACTGAGGTTTCTCAGCCTTTCTGGATGTTATCAAGTCACAGATTTGGGCTTAAG GGCTCTGTCGCAGCGTGGAGGGCTTCCTTTCCTGGAACATCTCAACCTGTCTGGCTGCCTCCTCATCACTGAGGTGGGGCTGCAGGAGCTGGTGTCAGCCTGTCCTTCCCTCAATGATGAGCATTTCTATTACTGCGACAACATCAACG GTCCTCACGCAGACACAGCCAGCGGCTGCCAGAACCTGCAGTGTGGCTTCAGGGCCTGCTGTCGCTCTGGAGAGTGA